TATTTCTCGTTCTGTACCGGTATTTGGCGCATCTAAGATTAACTGGTGATCAGTAATTTTATGACTTATTTCGTATAGCGTATCCCAATTTTGAGGAATACCACTTCCTTTTCTTGCCAACGGACCGCCGAAGTTATCTTTAGGCGCTTTGGACGAAGTCCCGGTATCAAATGGATTGAATTGTGGGTTAAAATTTATTGTTGGAGGGACAATATCTTCAGTTTTCTTATGCGAGATCAAATGGCTGAATCCGGTTTCCTGGTTAAAGTCTAAACTCGGTGTGATGTTATATTTACCTAAAGAGCGTTTTATCGCAGATCGAATAATAGCGTAAATAGAGCGTTCATCTTGATATTTAATTTCTGTTTTTGTGGGGTGCACATTGATGTCTATCTGCGAAGGATCAATCTCGATAAATAAGACATACAAAGGGTAGCTTTCTGCCGGGAGAATTTCATCATAAGCGTTAAGTACCGCGTGGTTTAAATAAGGATCTTTTATAAATCGATTATTAACAAAGAAATATTGCTCTCCACGTGTTTTCTTTGCGTACTCAGGCTTTCCTATGAAACCATTTAGGTTAATGATGGTGGTTGACTCTTCAACTGGAACCAAGCGTTGGTTATAATTGTTGCCAAAGATATGCACGATGCGTTGTTTGAGCCCCTCCGCGGGAAGATGAAAAACTTCATTGCCATCGCTGTGCAAAGTGAAGAAAATTTTGGGGTGCGCCAATGCTACCCGTTGAAATTCCTCTATAATATGGCGCATTTCAACCGCGTTGCTCTTCAAAAAGTTACGACGGGCAGGGGTGTTGAAAAAAAGGTTTTTCACACTGATACTTGTTCCCGCCGGACCCGCAGTAGGTTCTTGGTTCATAACTTCTGATCCCTCTATGGTGATGGATGTGCCTAATTCCTCTTCATGTTTGCGGGTTTTAAGTTCTACATGTGCGATCGCTGCTATAGACGCCATCGCTTCTCCCCGAAACCCCATGGTACGTATAGCAAATAAATCTTCGGCTTTACGAAGCTTTGATGTCGCATGCCTTTCAAAACATCTGCGCGCATCAGTAACGCTCATGCCGCAACCGTTATCGATTATCTGGATAAGCGATTTTCCTGCATCTTTAATTATTAATTGAATCTTGTCTGCACCTGCGTCAATAGCATTCTCGATCAGCTCTTTTACAGCGGATGCCGGACGTTGTACTACCTCGCCTGCCGCAATTTGGTTGGCCACCGAATCAGGTAGTAATTGAATGATATCTGACATACGTTGCGAATTTACAAATAAGAACTGAGACTCTCTTTATTTAGCAGAGACAGCTTTTTGTCAAACCTTTCGATTTCATCTTCCAACGTATCAAAAGAGCACATGAGTCGTACCTCATGGATGGATTCATCCCATGTATAAAAAGAGAATTCTTCTTGGAGCAAGGGAATCCAAGGAGCCGGCATTGTAGCAAAAATAGCATTTACTTCGACGGGTTTCGTTAGGGTAATCTGTGGGTATTTTTTTAATGTATTGGCTAGTTTTTTAGTTCGCGCTAACGCAATGGAACTATATTTTTGCCACGTTTTTTGATGTAGAAGCGCTAAAAATTGAGCAGCAATAAAACGGTTCTTAGAGGCAAGTTGCATACTTCTTTTGTGAAGGAAAGGGGCTTTTTCACTGCAAATCGGATTGAAAATCAATACTGCCTCCCCATAGAGCATACCCGCTTTTGTTCCTCCGATAGAGATAACATCCACATCGCTGGCTGCAATAATATCTTTCAATTCGCAACCTAGGGCAGTTGCAGCGGTAAAAATACGTGAACCATCGATGTGAAATAATAGTTTGTAACGTCTGGTAAGTTCACCTAGTTTTTGCAGCTCATCTAGTGTATAGAGTGTGCCATATTCTGTTGGTTGTGCGATGCTCAGTACCTTCGCTTGCGGATGATGAAGGTCCCCCTGTCTTTTTATAGACTTTTCGATAATATCGACGGATAATTTTCCCTGGTTGTCAACCTTTAGTGGTAGCAGCCTACAACCCATTAAGGTTTCCGGCGCAGTTGATTCATCTACATAGATATGGGCTGTTTCTGCACAGAGTACCGAACTAAAAGGATCAACCATGCAGCTTAGACCAAGTAAATTAGCTCCTGTACCGTTAAAGACTAGGTACATGCTCAGTTGCTCTCTATTGAGGATGGAAGCAAAAGATTTTTTTAGGCTACTTGTTGTTTGATCGTTTCCATACGCCGGGGCATGTAAATTGTTTTCGTTAATAAGAGATGCTATAACTTCAGGAATGGCCCCTGCGTAATTATCGCTCGCAAATGACTTCATGGTTTTATATTAATTTTTATTTTGTATTTGCCTCAAAGGTTTTCAGGTTTCTGCTAATTTTTTTGGGCGGACCTCAATGGAGTTTTTATTAAAGTAATAAAGCCCTTTTAACACAGAAACCGTCGTGCATCAATCACGACGGTTTCTGTAAATTAACAATTAAAAAATCTTGTTCTTTAAGCGGGCTTTCAAGTTATGACACATCACTGCGTGAGTCGAAATGTACTACAATGGCATTAAAAAGCGACTTAAAGCATTAACCTTTAACACTAGTAAATTTACAAAAATAAAAACGTTCCGGTAAATTAGTTTTCAACAGCTTGTAGCGTTTTCAACATGTTTTTGTGGAAAACATTGTGTTGCTGTTAGTTGTGGTTTTATACAGGTTAAGGTTGCAGGATAAACAACGAGCGGAACATTTAGAAATGTTCCGCTCGTTGTTAAATATAGCTGAAGTTCTCTATTGGTCTATCGAACCTAAAACACGTTTCATAAAAGCATTTAGAGCGTCTTTTTTTTCCATGCCTTCTTCCTTAATTAACTTATTAACTTCTACGGCACCATACATATTGGAAATTAGCTCTCCAATTACATCCAGCTCTTCGTCTTTTAATGATGGAACCTCTGTTAGGGATTCCAGTGTTTCAATCGTTTCAATGACATAATCCTCATCATTCTCCTCAATGAATTGAGTTAAATGCTTAATTACTGGTAACTTCATTTACTAATTGTGTTAAGGCGTCCAATTTGTTGGTTTGCACTTGATTGATAAGCTTTCCACCTCTGAAGGCTGCAAAGGTAGGCAGGTTGCTTACATTCGCGAGCTTTCTGGACTCAGGAAGCTTTTCGGCATCAACAATTACAAAAGGAATACCCTCATTTTCGGAAGCCAATTTTTTAAATTTTGGTTTCATAATTTTACAGTTACCGCACCAGGTTGCTGCATATTGTACAAACACAATATCATTATCGGTTACGATAGTTGCTAAATTATCACTTTCTAATTCTTGTAACATAATGTTATTAGTTTGCAGATAAGTAATTTGCTACGCCATCACGATTAGCGGTCATCGCCTCCTTGCCTTCTTCCCAGTTAGCAGGACAAACTTCTCCAAAGTTCTGAACGTGCGCGTAAGCATCGATTAAACGTAAATATTCTTTTACATTTCTACCAAGAGGCATATCGTTTACGCTTTCATGAAAAATTTTTCCATCTTCGTCTACCAGATAAGTGGCCCTGAATGTAACGTTCGATCCTTCAACAATTAAAGAATCTAGCTCTTCATCATAAGCTGCCTTCTGTATATCTAAAATACCTAAAACATTTGCTAAGTTACGGGTGGTATCTGCTAAAATAGGATAAGTAACGCCTTCAATACCTCCGTTATCTTTTGCGGTGTTTAGCCAAGCAAAGTGTACTTCGTTGGTGTCGCATGATGCGCCTATAACGATAGTATTTCTTTTTTCAAACTCTGGTAAAGCTTCCTGGAAAGCATGTAGCTCTGTAGGACAAACAAAAGTAAAATCTTTTGGATACCAGAACAATAACACTTTCTTACCTTTTTTAGTCGCTTCTTCTAATACGTTTATTTTTAAATCATCGCCCATGTGATCCATGGCGTCTACAGTGATGTTCGGAAATTTTTTACCTACTAAACTCATAATAAAATTTTTTCGTTTTTGTTGCTGCAAAGATAAATGTTTAACCGACAGAAAAGTATCTTATTTAACTATACTAGTATAAATAAAAACTATAATGACGATATGGTGATATTGATAAAGCGAATATAATAAAACGATGTTTACCATCATATACGCTGTAGGGGTACCGCAACTTAAACGGTAAATAATACAGCGTAATTGCAATTAAAAACATTTTTATCTAAGTTTGCATCTCTTAATGGGGCCCTGTAGTTCAACGGATAGAATAGAAGTTTCCTAAACTTTAGATATGGGTTCGATTCCCGTCGGGGCTACTTGATGGGAAAGGTTTAATTTTAAAGAACTTTTCCCATTTTTTTATGCCTTTTAATTGCCTGTTTATCAGTAAGAAAACTCCGATGGGCTCGCTCAACCTGGCGGTTCGATGTTCTGTTCCATCGAAGCATATATTTTCAGGGTACATTGAACCTATGATACTCCGCCTCTCTTCAATTTCGGCCTTCCCGAACCTTTCATCGATGTTTGTGTACCGTTCTACTACAATATCAAGCAAGGCCTCCAACGTTTTGGTTTTGATTTTTTGAAAGCAACTCATTCAGCTTTTCCTCTAGTTTACGAAGCTCTGTGTTACATTCCTTTTTTAGTTATGTTAAAATCATCGACATCAATCTCTTCTTTCATAAAATTGCGCCTTGCATTATTTGGCATAGTTTCCTTCCGCCAAAGCTTTGTTCGCCTTTATAAAAATATCCTGATTACTCATATCTGATCTTTGTTTAATGACTGTTTTAATTACCTATCTGTACACCGACCTTACCATAGAAATCTTCGTCACCTTCCTTAAATTCAAGTAGGCTATGTGCCTTACCTATTTCCGACAATGGGAAAACTTTGTTTAACACAGGCTTCAGCTTTCCGGACTCTATCAGCTTGGTGAGTTCGTCCAGTTTGTTTCTGCTCTGCCTGGTAAATACAAAATGGTAAGTGGCATTTTTCCCCCACGCGTGGATCAGGTTTTGCGGCTTTTCAATATCAACTAATGTTACGACCTGTCCCATTTGACTTAAGATCTTACCGCTGTCCGAAAGTGTGTTACCGCCTATTGTATCGATCACAACGTCCACGCCTTTATTATCTGTCAGCGCTAAGATCGCATCGATATAATTTTCCTTTTCATAGTCAATGATATGATCCGCTCCCAATCCTGTGAGAAACTCATGGTGCACAGTTCTCGCCGTCGTATAAACGGTCGCACCCATAGCTTTTGCCATTTGAATAGTGGGTATTCCGACGCCGCCTGCACCACCGTGTATCAAAATCGTTTGATTGATCTTAAGTTGTGCCCTGGTATAGAGCATTTCCCAGGCAGTACCGGCTGCTAAAGGAAATGTCGCGGCTTCCAAATGGCTTACGTTTTTCGGTTTGATACCGATTATGGATTCCTTGGCAACATGATATTCTGCATAGCTCCCCTGCCCTTTAAAGATTTCCGGAGTGTAATATACCTCATCACCGACCTTAAAATTTTTGACCCCTGTTCCAATCTCTACGATCACGCCGGACACATCATGCCCGGTGATAACCGGAAGATGCAACTCATTTTTATAATCCCCCCGGCGGACCTGAAAATCCAGGGGATTCACTGATGTCGCCAATACTTTTACAAGTACTTCATCAAATCCCGGTTTTGGGGTTGGGACATCTAATATTTCAAACTTTTCTACCGAGCCGAATTCGTTTAACACTGCTGCTTTCATGATCTTTTGTGTTTAGTTATTTATGTATTTAGGTAAATTCCTAATTTTATATTAAAAAAATTTTATAAGTTATCTTTGATCAACTGAGCTAACTGTTGTATTGCTTTTTCATTACGTTTATAATATGTCCATTGATCTTTTCTTGTCGACACCAAAAGATTTGCTGCTGACATATTTTTAAGATAAACTGAAACCGTCGGAATAGACATTTTTGCCTTTTTTGCAATATCGGAGACACAGACACCTAATGATGGTTTGTAGTCAGCCAACTCCTCGGCCGGAAAATAAGCAACAGGGTCTTTCAACCAAGTAAGGATATTCAGACGAGTTTGATTAGATATCGATTTAATTACTTCCAGCATTTTCATTCAACAAATTTAGGAATTTACCTAAACACCTACAAGTAAACTTTTGAAATTTACACCTTTATGACAAAGGATAAGCAAGTACAATACCAATAAGATCGGCAACGCTTTTCATTACCCTGCCGATTGTTCTGGCAAGCCGCCATGAACAATGCCACAACTGTGGCGGCTATTATATTTTAACATTGCTATAAGATAGCTTAAAGGGTAACCACAACCTTGCCTACGGTACGACCACTTTCCACCTGTAAATGTGCATCTGCCATTTGTTCAAATGGATATGTTGATGAAACATGTGCTTTCAAAATGCCTTTCTCTAGCAACGTTGCGATCTTTTGCATATCGCTACCGTTTGATTGAACCAGAATGAAATAACCCTTAACGCCTTTGGCTTTTGCTTTTTCGGTAACCGCTTCATTTAAACCGGTTGGAATGCTGATTACGGTTCCTCCGTTTTTAGTCACTAAAAGCGATTTGTCGATCGTATCACCGCCAACGGTGTCTAAAACAAAATCAAACTCTCCGGGATGATTTGCCCAGTCGTATAAAGTATAATCGATATGCTCGTCAGCACCCAACGATAGAATAAAATCCGCATTTCTGGCAGATGATGTACCTGTTACATGAGCACCAAGATGTTTGGCTATTTGTACGGCGAAATGGCCTACACCGCCTGCGGCCGCGTGAACCAGCACTTTCTGACCTGCCTGAACATTGGCATTATGAACTATTACCTGATAAGCAGTTAATACTGCCAATGTTGAAGCCGCCGCTTCTTCATGTGAGATGTTTGCCGGTTTGATAGCAAGATGCGATGCCGGTGCCGTAACATATTCAGCATAAGCCTTTCCGTGACCAGGGAAATTTACCATGCCGAAAACTTCATCGCCTGTTTTGAACTGTTCGGCTTTTGATTCTGTGATCACACCTGAAATATCCCAGCCCAAAATCAGCGGGGTTTGATCT
This Olivibacter sp. SDN3 DNA region includes the following protein-coding sequences:
- the mutL gene encoding DNA mismatch repair endonuclease MutL, producing MSDIIQLLPDSVANQIAAGEVVQRPASAVKELIENAIDAGADKIQLIIKDAGKSLIQIIDNGCGMSVTDARRCFERHATSKLRKAEDLFAIRTMGFRGEAMASIAAIAHVELKTRKHEEELGTSITIEGSEVMNQEPTAGPAGTSISVKNLFFNTPARRNFLKSNAVEMRHIIEEFQRVALAHPKIFFTLHSDGNEVFHLPAEGLKQRIVHIFGNNYNQRLVPVEESTTIINLNGFIGKPEYAKKTRGEQYFFVNNRFIKDPYLNHAVLNAYDEILPAESYPLYVLFIEIDPSQIDINVHPTKTEIKYQDERSIYAIIRSAIKRSLGKYNITPSLDFNQETGFSHLISHKKTEDIVPPTINFNPQFNPFDTGTSSKAPKDNFGGPLARKGSGIPQNWDTLYEISHKITDHQLILDAPNTGTEREIDQQEKPAGKLIFHLHNRFILSQIRSGFILIDQQAAHERILFERFLQQLENHQGACQQSLFPQTIQLSPADAELIDDLLPDIHSLGFQVRAFGKNTFVVEGIPADIGPGISESQVLEQLLEAYKNNHATLKLNKRENLARSLARNAAIKSGTPLAIDEMNDIIDKLFACSSPNISLSGKPIISTFTLKELLERFDK
- a CDS encoding low specificity L-threonine aldolase, giving the protein MKSFASDNYAGAIPEVIASLINENNLHAPAYGNDQTTSSLKKSFASILNREQLSMYLVFNGTGANLLGLSCMVDPFSSVLCAETAHIYVDESTAPETLMGCRLLPLKVDNQGKLSVDIIEKSIKRQGDLHHPQAKVLSIAQPTEYGTLYTLDELQKLGELTRRYKLLFHIDGSRIFTAATALGCELKDIIAASDVDVISIGGTKAGMLYGEAVLIFNPICSEKAPFLHKRSMQLASKNRFIAAQFLALLHQKTWQKYSSIALARTKKLANTLKKYPQITLTKPVEVNAIFATMPAPWIPLLQEEFSFYTWDESIHEVRLMCSFDTLEDEIERFDKKLSLLNKESLSSYL
- a CDS encoding co-chaperone YbbN, producing MLQELESDNLATIVTDNDIVFVQYAATWCGNCKIMKPKFKKLASENEGIPFVIVDAEKLPESRKLANVSNLPTFAAFRGGKLINQVQTNKLDALTQLVNEVTSN
- a CDS encoding peroxiredoxin — its product is MSLVGKKFPNITVDAMDHMGDDLKINVLEEATKKGKKVLLFWYPKDFTFVCPTELHAFQEALPEFEKRNTIVIGASCDTNEVHFAWLNTAKDNGGIEGVTYPILADTTRNLANVLGILDIQKAAYDEELDSLIVEGSNVTFRATYLVDEDGKIFHESVNDMPLGRNVKEYLRLIDAYAHVQNFGEVCPANWEEGKEAMTANRDGVANYLSAN
- a CDS encoding zinc-dependent alcohol dehydrogenase family protein, translated to MKAAVLNEFGSVEKFEILDVPTPKPGFDEVLVKVLATSVNPLDFQVRRGDYKNELHLPVITGHDVSGVIVEIGTGVKNFKVGDEVYYTPEIFKGQGSYAEYHVAKESIIGIKPKNVSHLEAATFPLAAGTAWEMLYTRAQLKINQTILIHGGAGGVGIPTIQMAKAMGATVYTTARTVHHEFLTGLGADHIIDYEKENYIDAILALTDNKGVDVVIDTIGGNTLSDSGKILSQMGQVVTLVDIEKPQNLIHAWGKNATYHFVFTRQSRNKLDELTKLIESGKLKPVLNKVFPLSEIGKAHSLLEFKEGDEDFYGKVGVQIGN
- a CDS encoding helix-turn-helix transcriptional regulator yields the protein MKMLEVIKSISNQTRLNILTWLKDPVAYFPAEELADYKPSLGVCVSDIAKKAKMSIPTVSVYLKNMSAANLLVSTRKDQWTYYKRNEKAIQQLAQLIKDNL
- a CDS encoding NADP-dependent oxidoreductase; this encodes MKVFILNSPGEVSQLQLKDIDKPAIQIGEVLVQVKAISINPVDVKTRAGKGVYGRIKDQTPLILGWDISGVITESKAEQFKTGDEVFGMVNFPGHGKAYAEYVTAPASHLAIKPANISHEEAAASTLAVLTAYQVIVHNANVQAGQKVLVHAAAGGVGHFAVQIAKHLGAHVTGTSSARNADFILSLGADEHIDYTLYDWANHPGEFDFVLDTVGGDTIDKSLLVTKNGGTVISIPTGLNEAVTEKAKAKGVKGYFILVQSNGSDMQKIATLLEKGILKAHVSSTYPFEQMADAHLQVESGRTVGKVVVTL